The DNA sequence TCTTGTCGGCGAGGCTGACGAGCAGGTCTTCGCACTCGATGCCGGGCGACTGCCAACTGGCGTGCGTCGCGGCGAAGCGTGCCAGGTACGGATCGATGCCGGTGTCGAGCAGAAGCTGTTGACCGGCCGGCTCGTGCCCCGAACCCGGCCCGGACAACTCCGCCACGTGAACGGTCTTGCCGATGTCGTGGGTGGCTGCGCCGAAGAGTACGGCGTCGCGGTCGACGGCCAGGGCCGGGTAGTGGACGGTCAGCCAGTCCGTGAGCTGGGCGGCAACGTCGTGTACCGCACGCAGATGTGCGGCCAGCCGCGGCGGCGCGTCGAGCCGCAGGAGAAGGTCGCCGACCGGGGCCGGTAGCGGCCGCAGCGGCGGATCGTCCAGGGCATGGCGCAGCGTCAACGGCATATCTGCTCCATGGTGGTCGGCTGTTGGGTCCCCGGCGAACAATAGTAGGGCGCAATCAACTGACCACGTGCCGCCCGTAGCGCCCAGCCCGCTGACCGGTCCGCCGGCATCAAGGGCGCCTACGA is a window from the Solwaraspora sp. WMMD792 genome containing:
- a CDS encoding HD domain-containing protein — translated: MPLTLRHALDDPPLRPLPAPVGDLLLRLDAPPRLAAHLRAVHDVAAQLTDWLTVHYPALAVDRDAVLFGAATHDIGKTVHVAELSGPGSGHEPAGQQLLLDTGIDPYLARFAATHASWQSPGIECEDLLVSLADKIWKAKRVVDLEQLVVDRLAAASGQEPWQAFVNLDDHLDGIAADADQRLAFQNSYPTTAG